Proteins found in one Limnothrix sp. FACHB-406 genomic segment:
- a CDS encoding ATP-binding protein, with the protein MTFSDSASQGNPLLNQATSLFSPRVLLVEDSPIDVRLVQLMLRKAEFLLSGVDLVAVGTLAEALVCIRQQRFDVTLLDLSLPDSVGLGTLRQLQAAQPTIPVVVLTATGDEQAGVDALRLGAQDYLIKGEISPTLLVRSMRYAIERKQAELRLADSQSFLMDVLNLSPDAIAVLQVMRDDRDRVVNFQWRLVNPAAERATGCSAAVLAQRSLLAHGTDPGARAAVPFSAEPVVMGESEVEQAARASQELFTWLLPVVTEEANQSREVFDRRLNSWFRVDACKLGDGVRLMCRNITQYKAIERMKDEFVSIVSHELRTPFSSLQGAIKLLATGRCDLQSMQGQQLIAVALRSAERLGQAIDVVLRLADLASTESLAKQRCWVQDLANRAYDRVVNRLQAQNLSITYSIPNDLTVWADPDAILDLFDRILDNAIKFSSPGSVLGFAVTLSPQDVIFHITDHGCGIPPTDLEQIFEPFYQVDSSDSRSRGGLGVSLTLCRRIVEQHGGQIWVTSELGKGSTFHISLPQNWSELPESQNPEANHLAPGSLDCTSLDRSNNIEGIIQTTYTISQEPRLSSS; encoded by the coding sequence ATGACGTTTTCTGATTCTGCATCTCAGGGCAATCCCTTGCTCAACCAAGCGACCTCGCTGTTTTCGCCCCGGGTGTTGCTGGTTGAAGACAGCCCGATCGACGTTCGCCTTGTGCAACTCATGCTGCGGAAGGCGGAGTTTTTGCTGTCGGGGGTTGATCTGGTGGCGGTGGGCACCTTGGCAGAGGCGCTGGTTTGCATTCGACAGCAGCGTTTTGATGTGACGTTGCTGGATTTGTCGTTGCCGGATTCGGTGGGGCTGGGGACGCTGCGCCAACTGCAGGCCGCTCAGCCCACGATTCCCGTGGTGGTGTTGACGGCAACGGGTGATGAGCAAGCGGGGGTTGATGCCCTGCGGTTGGGGGCCCAAGACTACTTAATTAAGGGGGAAATTTCGCCCACGCTGTTGGTGCGATCGATGCGCTATGCGATCGAACGGAAACAGGCGGAGTTGCGGCTAGCGGATTCCCAATCATTTTTGATGGATGTGTTGAACCTGTCGCCGGACGCGATCGCGGTGTTACAGGTGATGCGGGATGACCGGGATCGGGTGGTGAATTTCCAGTGGCGGTTGGTGAATCCGGCGGCGGAGCGGGCAACGGGCTGCTCGGCGGCGGTGCTGGCCCAGCGTAGTTTGCTGGCCCATGGCACGGATCCGGGAGCACGGGCGGCCGTGCCGTTTAGCGCGGAGCCGGTGGTGATGGGCGAGTCGGAAGTGGAGCAGGCGGCAAGGGCCAGCCAAGAGTTATTCACCTGGTTGCTGCCGGTGGTGACGGAGGAAGCCAACCAATCGCGCGAGGTGTTCGATCGGCGATTGAATAGTTGGTTTCGGGTGGATGCCTGCAAGTTGGGTGATGGTGTGCGGCTGATGTGTCGCAACATTACCCAATACAAGGCGATCGAACGAATGAAGGATGAATTTGTCTCGATCGTGAGCCACGAGTTACGCACCCCCTTCAGCTCTTTGCAGGGTGCAATTAAGCTTTTGGCCACGGGGCGTTGTGATTTGCAATCCATGCAAGGACAACAATTAATTGCGGTGGCCCTGCGAAGTGCAGAACGGCTGGGGCAAGCGATTGATGTGGTGTTGCGATTGGCCGATTTAGCCTCTACCGAAAGCCTGGCCAAACAACGCTGTTGGGTTCAAGATTTGGCCAATCGAGCCTACGATCGCGTGGTCAATCGATTACAAGCTCAAAATTTATCCATTACTTATTCAATTCCCAACGACTTAACCGTTTGGGCGGATCCCGATGCCATTTTAGATTTGTTCGATCGCATTTTAGATAATGCAATCAAGTTTTCATCCCCTGGCTCAGTCTTAGGATTTGCGGTCACCCTTTCGCCGCAGGATGTGATTTTTCATATCACTGACCATGGCTGCGGCATTCCTCCCACAGACCTAGAGCAAATCTTTGAACCCTTCTATCAAGTGGACTCCTCCGACTCCCGATCGCGCGGCGGACTGGGTGTTAGCTTAACCCTTTGTCGTCGGATTGTGGAGCAGCATGGCGGACAAATTTGGGTTACCAGTGAACTAGGAAAGGGCAGCACTTTCCATATTTCTTTACCTCAAAATTGGAGCGAGCTTCCGGAATCTCAAAATCCAGAAGCCAATCATCTTGCACCAGGTTCCCTTGACTGTACTAGTCTGGATCGAAGTAATAACATTGAAGGAATTATCCAAACCACTTACACCATTTCTCAAGAGCCAAGGCTATCGTCTTCCTAA
- the miaA gene encoding tRNA (adenosine(37)-N6)-dimethylallyltransferase MiaA, translating into MATQMSELTMAADEHYLDRPLNSTSEGADFTPKLIVIVGPTASGKSALAIEIARSLNSVILGADSRQIYRNFDIGTAKPSLSDRAVVPHELIDICDPVEVFTVAEFQTQANQLINHYHQRQIIPLLVGGTGLYIKSVVRGLRIPQVPPQPILRSQLEQLTRLDRRQLLLTVDPVSAQQIHERDDVRTIRALEVFYATGQPISSLQGEAPPAYPILQIGLDCLGTKSLDGLIANSRSTTDSNDSKRAIEQPDRSQIHPQNSSRKLPRKRGKEKSAPDENDRLWQRIQQRTRSMFEQGFVEEVHQLVELYGQDLPLFQTLGYREVLQAMNGEITWTEAEQLTAVHTRQFAKRQRTWFRADPNIHWLDADHPRLLEMALGLVQNFLIDSKKFD; encoded by the coding sequence TTGGCGACGCAAATGTCGGAACTCACCATGGCAGCGGATGAGCATTACCTCGATCGCCCATTGAATTCAACTTCAGAAGGTGCGGATTTTACGCCTAAGCTGATTGTGATTGTGGGGCCAACAGCTTCGGGCAAGTCTGCCTTAGCGATCGAGATAGCGCGGTCTTTAAACTCCGTGATCTTGGGAGCAGATTCTCGCCAAATTTATCGCAATTTTGATATTGGAACTGCTAAGCCATCGTTGAGCGATCGCGCGGTGGTTCCCCACGAGTTAATTGATATTTGTGATCCAGTTGAGGTCTTCACGGTTGCTGAGTTTCAGACCCAGGCAAATCAACTGATTAATCATTATCATCAACGTCAAATAATTCCCCTATTGGTTGGAGGAACAGGACTTTATATTAAGTCTGTGGTTCGAGGGTTACGCATTCCCCAAGTGCCACCCCAACCAATCTTGCGATCGCAATTGGAGCAACTGACTCGCCTCGATCGCCGCCAACTTTTGTTGACTGTTGACCCTGTTTCTGCCCAACAAATCCATGAGCGTGATGATGTGCGAACCATCCGAGCACTGGAAGTTTTTTACGCCACAGGTCAGCCGATTTCTAGCTTGCAAGGGGAAGCTCCCCCCGCTTATCCAATTTTGCAGATTGGTCTAGACTGCCTCGGTACTAAAAGTTTAGATGGCCTAATTGCTAACTCGCGATCGACTACCGATTCAAACGATTCAAAGAGGGCGATCGAACAACCCGATCGTTCCCAAATTCATCCTCAAAATTCTTCTCGTAAGCTACCTAGAAAGCGCGGAAAAGAAAAATCAGCCCCAGATGAAAATGATCGGTTATGGCAACGAATTCAACAGCGCACTCGCTCGATGTTTGAGCAAGGATTTGTGGAGGAGGTTCATCAGTTAGTGGAACTTTACGGTCAAGATTTGCCCCTATTTCAAACCTTGGGCTATCGCGAAGTGTTGCAAGCAATGAATGGCGAAATAACTTGGACAGAAGCAGAACAGTTAACCGCTGTTCACACTCGCCAATTTGCAAAACGGCAGCGAACTTGGTTTCGGGCAGACCCTAACATTCATTGGTTGGATGCCGATCACCCAAGGCTCTTGGAAATGGCTCTAGGGTTGGTGCAAAATTTCTTGATTGACAGTAAAAAATTCGATTAA
- a CDS encoding prohibitin family protein: MFTFFLMLLIGGGAAFAALKSDDLPVPLPIRWAVRGGGGFVAVFVALYVISRFVANVPTGSVGVRDSLGNVEESPLLPGLHFNTPFSRVVMFSTRLKNIQEGIEATSQEGLIFDLNVSLQYRIDPRKVSQVYRTIGTSESEIVVSRFRAIVRSITALHPAESIYSTKRTMIAEEMRRQLAQQLEPLGFVVEAALLREVKLPETVQAAIQQKLKIEQESKQMEFVLSKTRQEAQRKQIEAQAIANYNRTVAQGLTNQVIQLKQIEAMQSLAESKNTKVIITNGNSPILVSPGGN; encoded by the coding sequence ATGTTTACGTTTTTTCTAATGCTATTGATTGGTGGTGGTGCAGCCTTTGCTGCTTTGAAAAGTGATGATTTACCTGTCCCATTGCCTATTCGATGGGCCGTACGGGGCGGCGGTGGTTTTGTGGCAGTTTTTGTGGCGCTCTATGTCATTAGTCGTTTCGTTGCAAATGTGCCGACGGGAAGCGTTGGTGTGCGCGATTCCTTGGGTAATGTGGAAGAAAGTCCATTGTTACCTGGGTTGCATTTCAACACACCCTTTTCGCGAGTGGTGATGTTTTCGACACGCTTAAAAAATATTCAAGAAGGTATTGAAGCAACATCCCAAGAAGGTTTGATTTTTGATTTGAATGTTAGCCTCCAATATCGAATTGATCCGCGAAAAGTGTCCCAGGTTTATCGAACCATTGGCACTAGTGAATCAGAAATTGTCGTGTCTCGATTTCGGGCAATTGTTCGCTCAATTACTGCATTACATCCAGCCGAGTCTATTTATTCAACCAAGCGGACAATGATCGCTGAAGAAATGCGCCGACAGTTGGCGCAACAACTGGAGCCTTTGGGATTTGTGGTGGAAGCGGCTCTGTTGCGAGAAGTGAAATTGCCAGAAACTGTCCAAGCAGCAATTCAACAGAAATTGAAAATCGAACAAGAAAGCAAGCAAATGGAATTTGTGCTGTCAAAAACTCGTCAAGAGGCTCAACGCAAACAAATTGAGGCCCAGGCGATCGCCAACTACAATCGAACGGTTGCTCAGGGCTTGACCAATCAGGTCATTCAATTGAAGCAAATTGAAGCCATGCAAAGTCTAGCGGAATCTAAAAATACAAAGGTAATCATTACCAATGGCAATTCACCGATTTTGGTTTCTCCAGGTGGTAATTAG
- a CDS encoding recombinase family protein, whose protein sequence is MTQTVAYIYHDPILESVTEPINWEIDVQNLYVDLGDRQALGQLMQLVNQGAIHTLLIRQIRDLGDSIDSILHVLNQLEHAKVALRVMQGDLPKGIDPNWIQQLQWLQELNQDQHRQAIQKGHARNRLAALPPPGRAPFGYRRGKDRYVIDRAAASIVKDFFENFLLYGSLRGAVRFINQKHQKKISISTGRNWLTNPAYRGDLAYKNGDVILNTHPPLVSREEAAQVDRLLRRNQTLAPKTASAARSLAGLVSCAQCQAKLAITSTRSRGSKTPNYLYLRPNPCGKGPSAPDRCPLADYNQVLKKTIQRICRELPQRVSQAQLPNIEQLKSQIQQQLQAQEARLAQLIQLKENGILDENTLQIRSYQIRVEMGTLQDRLSQLPPASLSMISRSVSIPEFWQDLSEAERRFYFREFLKGIWLTYSAKGKGEPTWRVQSLDFVF, encoded by the coding sequence ATGACTCAAACGGTTGCCTATATTTATCATGACCCCATTTTGGAATCGGTGACAGAGCCGATCAATTGGGAAATTGATGTGCAAAACCTGTATGTGGACTTGGGCGATCGGCAGGCGTTGGGGCAGCTCATGCAGTTGGTGAATCAGGGAGCAATTCACACGCTTCTCATCCGACAAATTCGCGACTTGGGCGACTCGATCGATTCCATTCTCCATGTTTTGAATCAGTTAGAACATGCCAAAGTGGCGCTGCGGGTGATGCAGGGTGACCTCCCCAAGGGAATCGATCCTAACTGGATTCAACAGTTGCAATGGCTTCAGGAACTGAACCAAGACCAGCACCGACAGGCCATTCAAAAAGGCCACGCCCGTAATCGATTAGCAGCCTTGCCGCCGCCGGGGCGTGCTCCCTTTGGCTATCGACGGGGCAAAGATCGGTATGTGATCGATCGAGCGGCGGCCAGTATCGTAAAAGATTTTTTTGAAAACTTTTTGCTCTATGGTTCCTTGCGAGGAGCCGTGCGGTTTATTAACCAAAAACATCAAAAGAAAATTTCAATTTCAACGGGTCGTAATTGGCTGACTAATCCTGCTTATCGAGGCGATCTAGCCTATAAAAATGGTGATGTGATTTTGAATACGCACCCCCCGCTGGTCTCTCGCGAAGAGGCGGCCCAGGTCGATCGGCTCTTGCGACGTAATCAGACCTTAGCTCCCAAAACGGCCAGCGCCGCGCGTTCCTTGGCGGGGTTAGTGAGCTGTGCCCAATGCCAAGCAAAATTAGCCATAACTTCCACGCGATCGCGGGGATCCAAAACCCCCAACTATCTTTACTTGCGCCCCAATCCTTGCGGAAAAGGCCCATCAGCTCCCGATCGATGCCCATTAGCGGACTATAACCAGGTTCTGAAGAAAACAATTCAGCGCATTTGCCGAGAATTGCCACAACGAGTGAGTCAAGCGCAGTTGCCCAATATTGAGCAATTAAAGTCCCAAATTCAACAACAACTTCAAGCCCAGGAAGCACGCCTAGCCCAGCTTATTCAGCTTAAGGAAAATGGAATTCTAGATGAAAATACATTGCAAATTCGTTCCTATCAAATTCGGGTCGAAATGGGAACTTTGCAAGATCGACTCTCGCAATTGCCCCCTGCCAGCTTATCGATGATTTCCCGATCGGTGTCAATTCCAGAATTTTGGCAAGATCTATCCGAAGCCGAACGACGTTTTTACTTTCGCGAATTCCTGAAAGGCATCTGGCTAACTTATTCAGCCAAGGGAAAGGGAGAACCGACTTGGCGGGTGCAATCTCTGGATTTTGTTTTTTAA
- a CDS encoding isochorismatase codes for MSLSLPIPDWFEGDRVGEVWRVPYAQLATAAQQWAKAHQITPAQEDSRRIALLMIDVQNTFCIPDFELFVGGRSGQGAVEDNVRLCQFIYRNLSFLTELIPTLDTHGMAQIFHPIFWVDAAGNHPAPLTNIDWEAVKTGRWRPNPQLQASFQLLPDSLGQGASPDRSPEAGKVHGNLATYAAHYTKTLEDLGKYPLTIWPYHSMLGGIGHAMVSAVEAACFTHAIARQISTRFELKGGHPLTENYSILSPEILSDEHQQPIAQKNQALIQHLFEFDAVIIAGQAKSHCVAWTVADFLREIQTQKPEFVDRVYLLEDCMSPVVVPGVIDFTELADQTFQDFASAGMHLVRSTDSIEQWPMFNR; via the coding sequence ATGTCCTTATCATTACCGATTCCTGACTGGTTTGAGGGCGATCGCGTTGGCGAAGTTTGGCGTGTACCCTATGCCCAACTGGCCACCGCAGCTCAACAATGGGCGAAGGCACATCAAATTACACCGGCACAGGAGGATTCGCGACGGATTGCCCTGTTAATGATTGATGTGCAAAATACGTTCTGCATCCCTGATTTTGAGTTGTTCGTGGGCGGGCGATCGGGGCAAGGGGCAGTCGAAGATAATGTCCGCCTATGTCAATTTATTTACCGAAATTTGAGCTTCCTCACGGAACTCATCCCCACATTGGACACCCATGGGATGGCTCAGATTTTCCATCCAATCTTTTGGGTCGATGCCGCAGGAAACCATCCTGCCCCCTTGACTAACATTGACTGGGAAGCGGTCAAAACCGGCCGTTGGCGACCCAATCCCCAATTGCAAGCCAGTTTCCAGCTTCTGCCTGATTCCCTTGGCCAAGGGGCATCGCCCGATCGCTCTCCAGAAGCCGGGAAGGTACATGGCAACTTGGCCACCTACGCCGCCCACTACACCAAAACCCTGGAAGATTTAGGTAAATATCCCCTGACCATTTGGCCCTACCATTCCATGCTGGGTGGTATTGGTCATGCAATGGTTTCGGCCGTTGAAGCCGCCTGTTTTACCCATGCCATTGCGCGGCAAATTTCAACACGATTTGAGCTGAAAGGTGGTCATCCCCTAACGGAAAACTATTCGATTCTCAGCCCTGAAATTCTGAGTGATGAACATCAACAACCGATCGCCCAAAAGAATCAGGCTTTGATTCAGCATCTTTTTGAATTTGACGCGGTGATTATTGCTGGGCAAGCAAAGAGTCATTGTGTGGCTTGGACAGTGGCTGACTTTTTGCGGGAGATTCAAACGCAAAAGCCGGAATTTGTCGATCGAGTCTATTTGCTGGAAGATTGCATGTCGCCCGTGGTGGTTCCTGGGGTAATTGACTTCACGGAATTGGCCGATCAAACCTTCCAAGACTTTGCTTCAGCGGGAATGCATTTGGTGCGGTCTACGGACTCGATCGAGCAGTGGCCAATGTTTAATCGCTAA